The DNA segment TTATTAGCAGTAATTGTGGAGAGTGAAAAAAGACGAGCTTGTGTGTTTTGAGTGGTGAGATTATGTTCTCCCTTGGAACGTTCTTGCTTTTGCTTTTGCGAGCAATCATAGTATCATACTCATACCATGTCATATTGTCATGTATTGCTTCGCTACATTTTCATCTCTGATTTACTATCCATAAAGTTTAGTACTTTACTGTTCCATGCCACTTTAtgaaaaacaaggaaaatattttgcatgtgtatgtatatatatatatacttagcTTCCTTTGATATTTTTGCAAAGTAATTAATTGAAGGCAAAGAGAAATGTACAGTGCTTTATGTGAAAGTGAAATATATATCTGctaatttgtttaaataaatatgttttgttttttattctcTCTCACTGATATTACTGCTAGCTTCCACTAATGAATCTCTGATATCTTTAGTATACATATTCTTTGTTCTTGATCTCACAAATCTCTCACTAGTTCATTATTGCTTGAAGGTTGGCAACTACTCAAGGTTTTAACAAAGAATTTCAATGTTGGTTTGTAGTAAGGGATGTCATTAACTTCACATTTTGGTTAATAGATGAAAGGCCAATAGTAGATGCAATCAAGTTATTCAGATTTTGTTATGTAGGGATGACTTTTTAAGTGTCCATAGAGACATCTGGTTAAACAAAATACTTAGATATGTAGCTTCTTATTGAGTGCACAAGAGATTTTCTATTTTGTTACATTCATCATTTTTGTATGTATATTTTGCTTGTACGCTTTCTATTTTTGATATTAAAAGTGTCTGAGATACTAGGTAACCAATGATTTTAACCAAACCTagtggaagaggagaaacctcttGGCCgtatatatgattatttaagCTTCATTTGTTTACACTTAGAACGAAAGAATATATGTTTGTCAAGAATCGATCTAACCTGAGCTACATACCATCATGTAACTTTCATACTACTTGGAAGATAATCTTCCAAACATTAAAACACTATGacttagaaaagaaaaggagaaaaaaaattatatgtgaTATTACAAATGAAAAAGATGACCAAAAAAAGGCTTAGTTTACTGTTGTCTTCAATAGACTCAAACAGCTTGGATTGGATTGTTCTTGCCACTGCTTAGGTNNNNNNNNNNNNNNNNNNNNNNNNNNNNNNNNNNNNNNNNNNNNNNNNNNNNNNNNNNNNNNNNNNNNNNNNNNNNNNNNNNNNNNNNNNNNNNNNNNNNNNNNNNNNNNTAACAATTTCAGGGAAAGTGGGGAAGGCTCCCTTTTAAGAATCATCTGTGTGTTTCCAATGCTCAGATTAGACATTCCCACAAGTGCATCAACATTGACCGGATTCTTGGGAACGACTGGAATTGGCTTTACAACCTCATGATGAGATGTCTCTACTCCATTACTTTCTTGAAAGGAAGCTTCCAGTGATGGCCATATGGAAAATTGGACAGGTACATAAGTTGGGAAGTATTCAGGAGCCTTTGTTTTCAACCCATTAGCTACATTGTTCTCTTTCACATTTTCCTCAGAAGCAATTTCCATGGGGTCAACTTCAGATTTGAGAGATAGATTTAATGAAGGTTGTGATTTTACATTGGGAGATTGTGAGTTCTCAGAGGTCAGAAGCAGTACTTGTTTTTCCAGCACCGAAGGCGGTTCCGTAGGCTGCCATATggttgttttaaaaaatatgttagcTGGGGAGGAAAGCAGAGAAAGGCAGTGGAAAAAGATACACCAATATAATACTCATCAACCATAATCAATGTCCAGCGACAACTATGGAATTGTCCCATTGGCTTCCATTAATCACATTAATACTAAACTTTTTACAGAGCAAGAAACATGTTATGGAGAAAAAATTACAGGATTTTAAACATGAAATAATAATATGCCAAGATATTTTCCCTTAATTAGATAGATATTTTTCGCATATCAAATATGTCAAGACCTACCATATCTGGAGCCATGTCAAAGAGGCTGGAACGCCTCTTTCTCCGGGTAGCATTACTCTGTCGGATAAAATACTTCTGGGCATGACTTGCTACTTGAGTAGGGGTTCTTGATACAACAAAATTACGTGATATTCCACGCCAATCTCCTTTCCCCAGCTTTTGCAGACCAACTAAGAACATCCGATGTTCTTCTTCAGTCCATGGAACACCTAAAACACATGAAAACAGAGTAATCCAATAAGCAAGTGTGCTTGATCAATGACTTAATGACATTACGGTACGTTTGGTTGGGATGAAAATTTTCTTGGAGGAGCTTCATGGCTCATATACATACATGCCTCGGCCCACACCACTACAACCTTAAATGGCTTGCTAActaaattaatcactaaaaaaCATATGCATTCTCCAAAAGAAACCTTAGTGTCTAAAACTAGCTAAGCCAACACATGTCTACACAAATGTGCTAAAACTAGCTAAGCCACATAAGGGCATTGCTTACAGTCCAGAAAAGCAAATTGACTCAAATCAAGCAAGCAAAAAACTACTCCATGGAAGAGTAATTTCCAAATAATAGGATATAGATTTAACctttttttgttcaaaaactTAATCTCAACCTAAACTGCCAGAAATATATTTAACAGAAGGCATGAAGTATAATATTTTCCACCGACATTTCCTACTCCAAGGAAGAAGTAACCATAAATATCAAAATGGTTTTGAAAACAGATTTCAACATTCTCTTGTTGGCACTATAAATTCAGCATGCTTATGATACACGTACCATCATATTAAATGCTTCACATTTATATTGAAATCATAAATGCCCACCCTTAATGATCAATCAGAGAATGCACTACCACCATTTCACtcatttctttctctttttctagcACCACGCAAAGTTTAAACATACTCTTTGGAGGAAGAATAATCTTGggggaaaacaaaaaagaaccCAGCTTCCTCCACAAAATAAACGGATTTCATGCACCCTATTAATCCAGAGATCTAAAAAGCAAACCTAACCCAGTAAAATGCGCAGCTTCACCTTAACCTTAACAATTATCAGcaacaaacaaaactaaattcTCCTTAGCATATCAAATATCACAAAAAAATGCCGAAATAGATGttctttctttaaataaaaggaaatacaactaagaaaaaggagaaagttCCTAGCTTGAAATTAAACTGCGATAAGAAATTCATCTTTTTGGTTGCATTCCGTGAACTGCGATAACTATACCTTTCTTTCTTTCGCCACGGCGGTTGGCGAAGGACGAGGCGTGGGCAGGGTCGTCGGACAAGTAACCAACGGGATCAGGCGAGCCTGGGTTATCGCCGGCGGTGGCCACAAACGAGGAAGAAGGAGACGAACAATGGTGGTGAAGCGTCATCAGATTCCCCATACTCGCACTCTTCTTTATGATTGATCCATCCGTCAGCCTCACACCGAACAGCTTCACTCCGCCGCCGCCGCGGTTGGGGCATGTCCTGGAATTGTGGCCGTTGTTGCTACAGTGTGAGCACCGCCGAGTCATGCCGATTGACTCGGTGGAAGGACTAATCACAcggaagagaaaaaaagaaaatgaaaaaaaagaagaagatgaagattaCGTGATGATTGATTGGTGATTCGTAAtggatagagagagagagagaatgagagagagagagagagaagagaaagaaagattGCATGTGTTTGTTTATGGCAGAAAACGAGGGTGATGGATAAGTCTGggattttttcaaactttggAGGTCAAAATTGGCATTCTAATTTTAGTGTTTCGATATAATGTTAGCAGAACGCGCTCCATCGCTCGTTTTCTTTCTTGTGCATTTACTTTACTACCCCTTCTTACTGTATAACACATAACATaagttaaattaataataatgcattcgaattttagtattttactgACAGGTATATTAGTGGTTGTTAATTGTTATCttaaaatgaaaacagaatttcATAGATAATGTTTCACAAGAGATATGATTCATTTTGGATAACGTATGAGTGTTTGATTATTTAAGGAAAAAATTTTGTTGGATTCTTAGAGACACCTCTCAAAGAATGAATGCTTTTCAGTTATTATTCA comes from the Arachis duranensis cultivar V14167 chromosome 7, aradu.V14167.gnm2.J7QH, whole genome shotgun sequence genome and includes:
- the LOC107459000 gene encoding transcription factor MYBS3 (The sequence of the model RefSeq protein was modified relative to this genomic sequence to represent the inferred CDS: added 61 bases not found in genome assembly), yielding MTRRCSHCSNNGHNSRTCPNRGGGGVKLFGVRLTDGSIIKKSASMGNLMTLHHHCSSPSSSFVATAGDNPGSPDPVGYLSDDPAHASSFANRRGERKKGVPWTEEEHRMFLVGLQKLGKGDWRGISRNFVVSRTPTQVASHAQKYFIRQSNATRRKRRSSLFDMAPDMPTEPPSVLEKQVLLLTSENSQSPNVKSQPSLNLSLKSEVDPMEIASEENVKENNVANGLKTKAPEYFPTYVPVQFSIWPSLEASFQESNGVETSHHEVVKPIPVVPKNPVNVDALVGMSNLSIGNTQMILKREPSPLSLKLLGEPSRQSAFHANTHAPVGRSDLSSGKNNPIQAV